In the genome of Chryseobacterium oryzae, one region contains:
- a CDS encoding pyruvate decarboxylase: protein MKKILFFTAVVTVFMGIVNSATAQKISAQSEETNILYFNPEVEPDIEEIKEPTNNAFFTTVSDKMSTVRKNRMMRSETNIPYENIDPQTISEYCKNNDADFAIVPKVKYFKVGLGKYVFSNQVIVSMKLFDAQGNFIVSSDYDTYRKNMRLLGSAENSIKIGTNGALKSILKQLKKMRKSSDTEF from the coding sequence ATGAAAAAAATATTATTTTTTACAGCAGTTGTCACTGTTTTTATGGGCATTGTGAATTCTGCAACAGCACAGAAAATTTCTGCTCAGAGCGAAGAAACAAATATTTTGTACTTTAATCCGGAGGTTGAGCCAGATATTGAGGAGATAAAAGAGCCTACTAATAATGCTTTTTTTACCACTGTGTCCGATAAGATGAGTACTGTCCGCAAGAATAGAATGATGCGTTCCGAAACTAATATTCCTTACGAAAATATAGATCCGCAAACTATTTCCGAATACTGTAAAAATAACGATGCCGATTTTGCCATTGTTCCCAAAGTAAAATATTTTAAAGTAGGTCTTGGTAAATATGTGTTTTCTAATCAGGTTATTGTAAGCATGAAACTTTTTGATGCGCAGGGGAATTTTATTGTTTCTTCCGATTATGATACGTATCGTAAAAATATGAGACTTTTAGGTTCGGCTGAAAACTCCATAAAAATTGGAACAAATGGTGCTTTAAAAAGCATTCTGAAGCAACTGAAAAAAATGAGAAAATCCTCTGATACCGAATTTTAA
- the rpsO gene encoding 30S ribosomal protein S15 has protein sequence MYLTSEKKAEIFAKHGKSAQDTGSAEGQVALFTYRINHLSQHLKANRHDFNTERSLVKLVGKRKSLLDYLKKKDITRYRAIIAELGLRK, from the coding sequence ATGTACTTAACATCAGAAAAAAAAGCAGAAATCTTCGCAAAACACGGAAAATCTGCACAAGACACAGGGAGCGCTGAAGGACAGGTAGCTCTATTTACTTACAGAATTAACCACTTATCTCAGCATTTGAAGGCAAATCGTCACGATTTCAATACTGAAAGATCTTTGGTAAAATTAGTAGGTAAAAGAAAAAGCTTATTAGATTATCTTAAGAAAAAAGATATTACAAGATACAGAGCAATTATTGCTGAACTTGGTCTAAGAAAATAA
- a CDS encoding acyloxyacyl hydrolase: MKQFYLYIFILISGFCNAQESDTISKSNLQTSVSLQLGKFLDTNDYLKKLKQKEFIGASAELKVQTDGSKEWHRRFGRPYYGGGIVAFDFLKNSEMGKPFAIYGTFGGVIKETPTHSWNYETSGGFAFNWTPYDLEKGYKNQTFGSSVSVYINLGANYTYYLGKHFDLGLGLNFNHFSNGALKLPNKGMNTLSTKLSLTYHFEERKFAPKDSLTSFDKYSTLDVNAFGAVRHSIFYGVDSGFKESDVDMIQKFKGRYYQNWGIETIYHRQISYKSSLGLGVGLMYDADYNHKFYQDETGAIQVTKRFKNDQLLLNIIPSYRLTVSRFAILVQPGFYLFKKSIDKRYDKTMFYQRLGFQYTIGKNLLIGIGLRSYLFHKADYIEWRVGYRIFNKKNS, from the coding sequence TTGAAACAGTTTTATCTCTATATCTTCATTTTAATTTCAGGATTTTGCAATGCTCAGGAATCAGATACAATTTCAAAATCCAATTTGCAAACTTCTGTAAGTCTGCAATTAGGAAAATTTTTAGACACTAACGATTATCTTAAAAAACTCAAACAGAAAGAATTTATTGGAGCTTCCGCAGAACTGAAAGTACAAACAGACGGAAGCAAAGAATGGCACAGAAGATTTGGCAGACCTTATTACGGAGGAGGAATTGTAGCTTTCGATTTTTTGAAAAACAGTGAAATGGGAAAACCATTTGCCATCTACGGGACTTTTGGCGGTGTTATTAAAGAAACCCCTACTCATTCCTGGAACTATGAAACCAGCGGCGGTTTTGCATTCAATTGGACACCCTATGATTTGGAGAAAGGTTATAAAAATCAAACATTTGGCTCGTCTGTAAGTGTTTACATTAATTTAGGAGCTAATTACACCTATTATTTAGGAAAACATTTTGACTTAGGACTAGGTTTAAATTTCAATCATTTTTCAAATGGAGCTCTTAAACTCCCCAACAAAGGAATGAATACCTTATCTACAAAATTATCTTTAACCTATCATTTCGAGGAAAGAAAATTTGCTCCAAAAGATTCTTTAACCTCTTTTGATAAATATTCTACACTCGATGTAAATGCTTTCGGAGCGGTAAGACATTCTATTTTTTACGGTGTAGATTCCGGATTTAAAGAATCTGATGTGGATATGATTCAGAAATTTAAAGGCAGATATTATCAAAACTGGGGAATAGAAACTATTTATCATAGACAAATAAGTTATAAATCTTCATTGGGTTTGGGAGTTGGACTCATGTATGATGCAGACTATAACCATAAATTTTATCAGGATGAAACGGGAGCAATTCAGGTAACAAAAAGATTTAAAAACGATCAGCTTTTACTCAATATTATCCCGTCCTACCGTCTCACTGTCTCAAGATTTGCAATTCTTGTACAACCGGGATTTTATCTTTTCAAAAAATCTATTGATAAAAGATATGACAAAACCATGTTTTACCAAAGACTTGGCTTTCAATATACTATAGGAAAGAATCTGCTTATAGGAATTGGTTTGCGTTCGTATCTCTTTCACAAAGCAGACTACATCGAATGGAGAGTTGGGTACAGGATTTTCAACAAGAAAAACTCTTAA